In Paenibacillus guangzhouensis, a single window of DNA contains:
- a CDS encoding alpha-mannosidase, whose product MTKKRTAHIVSHTHWDREWYLPYEKHHVRLVKLMDTLLDKLDQDPEYRSFFLDGQTIIIEDYLQVRPDQKDRLAKHIRDGRIMIGPWYILQDAFLTSGEANVRNMQVGHQDALRYGNVSKIGYFPDTFGLVGQTPQLMQQSGIQNAFFGRGVKPTGFNNTVSDGGYESSFSELTWEGPDGSKVLGILFANWYSNGNEVPADPEQAKEYWERKLADAEKYASTGELLFMNGVDHQPIQLDLPEAIRVARELYPDTSFIHSNFKDYLSALDHALDRDLSTVHGELRSQRTDGWGTLVNTASARVYLKQMNQLGQMMLEKVAEPLASMAHLAGVGDAYPHHLFTYAWKTLMQNHPHDSICGCSVDEVHREMVARFDKSRHVAESIVDDVKQAIADNIDTSSFEKYGQDARPVVVFNTTGWERAGVVTITVDAERLYFRDGYTLDEATDRVRNLDITGRVLVDAEGNVIPCTVEDLGLQFGYDLPDDAFRQPYMCRQVKLTFEASKVPAMGLTTYAWVRQAGAAVSTASLLSGERTMENEGLKVEIAEDGSFTLTVKKSGRTYRDLGVYENTGDIGNEYMYKQPTGETALTTKGLSAEIRVVEDTPYRASVEVTHHWEIPASADELLDVEQHACVYYPNRKAQRSNVMVPLTIRTIISLNKSGKGVLIEASFNNQAKDHRVRALFPTDLNTAVHNVDSMFEIPVRDNEPAAEWENPSNTQHQQAFVDVSEAGAGLTVANFGLNEYEVLRDGRNTIAVTLLRSVGELGDWGYFPTPEAQCLGEHTVRMEVIPHDGDGIQSGAYAEAYQFQIPWTTAQTGVHSGTMASTFAPYSFENTELAFSSMKLHEGSGNLMLRWFNMSREATTLDLAYHLPFDNAFKSNILEERGARIEQNDAGQLSLAVGPCEIVTVGITSK is encoded by the coding sequence ATGACGAAGAAGAGAACAGCTCACATCGTATCGCATACGCACTGGGATCGGGAGTGGTACTTGCCATACGAGAAGCACCACGTACGTCTTGTTAAATTAATGGATACATTGCTCGATAAGCTGGATCAAGATCCGGAATATCGCAGCTTCTTCCTGGATGGACAGACGATTATTATTGAAGATTATCTTCAAGTTCGTCCGGACCAGAAGGATCGCCTTGCGAAGCATATTCGCGACGGTCGCATCATGATCGGTCCTTGGTACATCCTGCAGGATGCGTTCTTGACGAGCGGCGAGGCGAACGTACGCAACATGCAAGTCGGTCATCAAGATGCATTGCGTTATGGCAATGTATCTAAAATCGGTTACTTCCCAGATACGTTTGGTCTTGTAGGGCAGACACCGCAGTTAATGCAGCAATCGGGTATCCAGAATGCGTTCTTCGGACGCGGTGTGAAGCCGACGGGCTTCAATAATACCGTCTCTGACGGGGGATACGAATCATCCTTCTCCGAACTTACATGGGAAGGCCCGGACGGCTCGAAGGTGCTGGGCATCTTGTTCGCGAACTGGTATTCGAACGGGAATGAAGTACCTGCTGATCCGGAGCAGGCGAAAGAATATTGGGAGAGAAAGCTGGCAGATGCAGAGAAATATGCATCGACAGGCGAGCTGCTGTTCATGAACGGGGTAGACCATCAACCGATTCAGCTTGATCTTCCGGAAGCGATTCGCGTCGCACGGGAGCTATACCCGGATACATCTTTCATCCATTCGAATTTCAAAGATTATTTGAGCGCGTTGGACCATGCGCTTGACCGCGACTTATCGACGGTTCATGGCGAGCTTCGCAGCCAACGTACAGACGGTTGGGGCACGCTCGTGAACACAGCTTCTGCACGTGTTTATTTGAAGCAGATGAATCAGCTCGGTCAGATGATGCTGGAGAAAGTGGCAGAGCCGCTGGCTTCGATGGCACATTTGGCAGGCGTAGGCGATGCTTATCCGCATCACTTGTTCACGTATGCTTGGAAGACACTCATGCAGAACCATCCGCATGACAGCATTTGCGGCTGCAGCGTCGATGAGGTGCACCGCGAGATGGTGGCACGGTTCGATAAGAGCCGTCATGTCGCAGAATCGATTGTTGATGACGTGAAGCAAGCGATTGCGGACAACATCGATACATCGAGCTTCGAGAAATACGGCCAAGACGCGCGTCCTGTCGTTGTATTCAACACAACGGGCTGGGAACGTGCAGGCGTTGTGACGATTACGGTGGATGCCGAACGTCTCTACTTCCGCGACGGTTATACGCTGGATGAAGCGACAGATCGCGTTCGTAATCTCGATATTACAGGTCGTGTACTTGTAGATGCAGAGGGCAATGTCATTCCTTGTACGGTAGAAGATCTTGGCCTTCAGTTCGGCTATGATCTGCCGGATGACGCTTTCCGTCAACCATACATGTGCCGCCAAGTGAAGCTGACGTTCGAAGCGTCGAAGGTACCTGCGATGGGCTTAACGACCTATGCTTGGGTTCGCCAAGCGGGGGCTGCCGTATCAACGGCTTCGTTACTAAGCGGCGAGCGTACCATGGAGAATGAAGGACTTAAGGTTGAAATCGCTGAGGATGGATCATTCACATTAACCGTTAAGAAGTCCGGTCGTACGTACCGTGATCTCGGTGTATATGAGAATACAGGCGATATCGGTAATGAATATATGTACAAGCAGCCAACAGGTGAGACAGCGCTGACGACGAAAGGTCTGTCCGCGGAGATTCGCGTTGTGGAAGACACACCATACCGCGCTTCGGTGGAAGTGACGCATCACTGGGAGATTCCAGCATCGGCAGATGAATTGCTCGATGTGGAACAACATGCATGCGTGTACTATCCGAACCGGAAGGCACAACGTTCGAACGTGATGGTACCACTCACCATTCGTACGATCATCAGCTTGAACAAGAGTGGCAAAGGCGTCCTGATCGAAGCATCTTTCAACAACCAAGCGAAGGATCACCGTGTGCGCGCATTGTTCCCTACGGACCTGAACACGGCGGTTCACAATGTCGACTCCATGTTCGAGATTCCGGTTCGCGACAATGAACCGGCTGCAGAATGGGAGAACCCAAGCAATACGCAGCATCAGCAAGCTTTCGTGGATGTATCCGAGGCAGGCGCTGGCTTAACTGTAGCGAACTTTGGACTGAACGAATACGAAGTATTGCGCGATGGCCGCAACACGATTGCAGTTACGCTGCTTCGCTCCGTAGGAGAGCTTGGCGACTGGGGTTATTTCCCAACACCAGAAGCGCAGTGCCTCGGAGAGCATACTGTACGTATGGAAGTGATTCCGCATGACGGCGACGGCATCCAATCCGGAGCATATGCAGAGGCATATCAATTCCAGATCCCTTGGACGACTGCTCAGACTGGCGTACACAGCGGAACGATGGCGTCAACGTTCGCACCTTACTCGTTCGAGAACACAGAGCTAGCGTTCTCCTCGATGAAATTGCATGAAGGTTCGGGCAATCTGATGCTCCGTTGGTTCAACATGAGCCGCGAAGCAACAACCCTGGATCTTGCGTATCACTTGCCATTCGACAATGCGTTCAAGAGTAACATCTTAGAAGAACGCGGCGCTCGGATCGAGCAGAATGATGCAGGACAATTGTCCCTCGCGGTAGGTCCATGTGAGATTGTGACGGTTGGGATTACAAGTAAATAA
- a CDS encoding beta-galactosidase — translation MIRSAIVFYDPTFPSPSALDEISAADLRQIGTVVDSEGLAEALLSASAGCFVNMHAPYFPKEAWTGILTYLRQGHGLVSIGGAPFKFPVRRESGSWVIEPEQTAYHQQLYIHEMLRVDAQRTTLAALETIPLLRGQESLFEIDQTWNLVPHTTKNADLPQQMGSAGTMSTQIYPLLKAVSQEGREIAAPVVLWENVRGEFGGSRWLFVNAPLTSRFFDEGGLAVLAAWSTFCAKDATELWIKPNYATYDPGEHAVLTLQAQRIERGVNFDKRFESMQVEIIVERQDGTDRWENSLILEVTREVEYLRMPVPLEISSGPYVVTCTITMEDGEVRVLRQGFWGNDEALLTAGSPIKSGRDYFEKDGRPLPIVGMTYMTSDVARKFLFLPNTDVWDRDMAQMAKAGINWIRTGIWTAYRNVMQVDGHASEEVLRAIDAFFLTAKKHNLQVTFTFFSFTPETWEGTNPYLDPQSVEAQKRFIRSIVSRHKATTHVDWDLINEPSMFEPELIFSEGPRSCGDRFEKEAFTAWLEQRHGRIEVLQERWNMTPDQLPSFEAATIPGPKEINFDVQDMHQGKKGTRWLDYCLFSMEMHNRWAKALYDTIKDIVPDHLVTVGQDEALGAQRPSPFFYEEAVDYTTVHSWWLNDYLIWDGIFAKTANKPNVIQETGIMYVENPDGRAKRSEQELRNILERKYAYAFATGGAGAIHWIWNTNFYMDNANESHIGALRADGTEKPEADVSYHFGQFMGEIRDLFQERALEEIVAVFPYSNDFSNRKLAFDATTRLTRVLSYQLNLPFRAVSEYHLEALEQNPARLIILPSAHNFEDAAWAKLIEMVEQTGATLLVTGPIGLNAYWQSTDRLSDLLGKAELRNVRREEMLKLGDKAIPVSFGHRRIAEVSKEARDGDGDTVIDVKLGQGRLIWSPLPIELNERTEAVEELYRYAVDAAGCKHDLEWLQGGDLAGVYGRKLRFKDGFLYIFVSEYAMDTTIQVRDTDTSKTYQFTLAEERSVLFATDAAGQIISVYRPHEVDIAVTAE, via the coding sequence ATGATCCGTTCTGCCATCGTATTCTATGATCCAACATTCCCGAGTCCGTCTGCGCTGGATGAAATCAGCGCAGCGGACCTTCGTCAGATTGGGACCGTTGTCGATAGCGAAGGGCTTGCAGAAGCCCTTCTTTCGGCTTCCGCGGGCTGCTTCGTTAACATGCATGCGCCTTATTTCCCAAAAGAAGCTTGGACGGGCATTCTCACGTATTTGCGTCAAGGCCATGGGCTGGTCAGTATTGGCGGCGCACCGTTCAAATTCCCTGTACGTCGTGAATCCGGCAGCTGGGTCATCGAGCCTGAGCAGACAGCTTATCATCAGCAGCTCTACATTCATGAGATGCTGCGTGTCGATGCGCAGCGGACAACGCTGGCGGCGCTGGAGACCATTCCACTGCTGCGCGGTCAAGAATCGCTGTTCGAAATCGATCAGACATGGAATCTTGTGCCGCATACGACGAAGAATGCCGATTTGCCGCAGCAAATGGGCTCTGCGGGAACGATGAGTACGCAGATCTATCCGCTGCTGAAGGCGGTTAGCCAAGAAGGACGCGAGATCGCGGCACCCGTCGTGCTGTGGGAGAATGTGCGCGGCGAGTTCGGCGGTTCACGCTGGTTATTCGTGAATGCACCGCTTACGTCGCGTTTCTTCGATGAAGGCGGATTAGCAGTACTTGCTGCATGGTCAACCTTCTGCGCGAAGGATGCTACAGAGCTATGGATCAAGCCGAACTATGCGACCTATGATCCAGGTGAGCATGCCGTATTAACCTTGCAGGCGCAGCGGATCGAACGTGGCGTGAATTTCGACAAGCGATTCGAATCGATGCAGGTCGAGATTATCGTTGAGCGGCAAGACGGAACCGATCGGTGGGAAAACTCCCTTATATTAGAAGTAACGCGCGAGGTGGAATATCTTCGCATGCCGGTTCCGCTCGAGATTAGCAGCGGTCCTTATGTTGTAACTTGCACGATCACGATGGAAGACGGCGAGGTTCGGGTGCTTCGTCAAGGCTTCTGGGGCAACGATGAAGCGTTATTGACCGCTGGAAGTCCGATCAAGAGCGGCCGTGATTATTTCGAGAAGGATGGACGTCCGCTGCCGATCGTCGGCATGACCTACATGACGTCGGATGTGGCGCGGAAATTCTTGTTCCTGCCGAATACCGATGTATGGGACCGGGATATGGCGCAGATGGCCAAAGCCGGCATCAACTGGATTCGTACGGGCATTTGGACAGCTTACCGGAACGTGATGCAAGTGGACGGACACGCTTCGGAGGAAGTACTGCGTGCGATTGATGCATTCTTCCTAACGGCGAAGAAACACAATTTACAAGTGACCTTCACCTTCTTCTCTTTCACACCGGAGACGTGGGAAGGGACGAACCCTTATCTCGATCCGCAGAGTGTGGAAGCGCAGAAACGGTTCATTCGTTCGATTGTATCCCGTCATAAGGCAACGACGCATGTGGATTGGGATTTGATCAACGAACCTTCGATGTTCGAACCGGAATTGATCTTCTCCGAAGGACCGCGTTCATGCGGCGACCGCTTCGAGAAGGAAGCCTTCACGGCTTGGCTCGAGCAGCGCCATGGGCGGATTGAGGTGCTCCAAGAGCGCTGGAACATGACGCCGGATCAGCTTCCAAGCTTCGAAGCGGCGACGATTCCAGGGCCCAAAGAGATCAATTTCGACGTACAAGACATGCATCAAGGGAAAAAAGGAACGCGTTGGCTTGATTACTGCTTGTTCTCGATGGAGATGCATAACCGCTGGGCGAAGGCGTTATACGATACGATTAAGGATATCGTCCCGGATCATCTCGTGACGGTAGGACAGGATGAAGCACTCGGAGCGCAGCGTCCATCCCCGTTCTTCTATGAAGAAGCGGTGGATTATACGACAGTTCACTCCTGGTGGCTGAATGACTACCTGATCTGGGACGGGATTTTCGCAAAGACGGCGAATAAGCCGAATGTTATTCAAGAGACTGGCATCATGTATGTGGAGAATCCGGATGGCCGGGCGAAGCGCAGCGAGCAGGAGCTGCGGAACATTCTTGAACGCAAGTATGCTTATGCGTTCGCAACAGGTGGTGCAGGGGCGATTCACTGGATCTGGAATACGAACTTCTACATGGATAATGCGAATGAATCTCATATTGGCGCGCTTCGTGCAGATGGTACGGAGAAGCCTGAAGCGGATGTCTCTTATCATTTCGGGCAATTCATGGGCGAGATTCGCGACCTGTTCCAAGAACGTGCATTGGAAGAGATCGTTGCGGTATTCCCGTATTCGAATGATTTCTCGAATCGCAAGCTCGCATTCGATGCAACGACACGGTTAACGCGTGTCTTGTCGTATCAGCTCAACCTGCCGTTCCGCGCCGTATCGGAATATCATCTTGAAGCATTGGAACAGAATCCAGCCAGATTAATTATTCTGCCAAGCGCGCATAACTTCGAGGATGCGGCATGGGCAAAATTGATCGAAATGGTAGAGCAAACCGGAGCAACGCTGCTCGTTACCGGACCGATTGGATTGAACGCGTACTGGCAATCAACTGATCGCTTATCAGATCTGCTCGGCAAGGCAGAACTCCGCAATGTCCGCCGCGAAGAGATGCTGAAGCTTGGCGATAAGGCGATTCCGGTATCCTTCGGTCATCGTCGGATTGCGGAAGTGAGCAAGGAAGCGCGCGACGGAGATGGAGATACGGTGATTGACGTGAAGCTGGGCCAAGGCCGACTGATCTGGAGCCCGTTGCCGATCGAATTGAACGAACGCACGGAAGCTGTAGAGGAGCTCTACCGTTACGCGGTGGATGCGGCTGGCTGCAAACATGACCTCGAATGGCTGCAAGGCGGCGATCTTGCAGGTGTCTATGGACGCAAGCTGCGGTTCAAGGACGGCTTCTTATATATTTTCGTATCGGAATACGCAATGGATACAACGATCCAAGTTAGAGATACCGATACGAGTAAGACATATCAATTTACACTAGCAGAAGAAAGATCGGTGTTGTTCGCGACGGATGCGGCAGGACAGATCATATCAGTATATCGTCCGCATGAGGTGGACATTGCGGTAACCGCAGAATAG
- a CDS encoding ABC transporter ATP-binding protein, which yields MSRIVFNHVHKRYGKYQEYAVKDFNLDVKDQEFLVFVGSSGCGKSTTLRMLAGLEDVSEGEIYIGDTIVNDIPPKERDISMVFQNYALYPNMSVYENIAFGLRMRKLPKHEIDLAVKRAARVLEIENFLDRRPKELSGGQRQRVALGRAIVRTPQAFLMDEPLSNLDAKLRVLMRSEIVSLHKKIGVTTIYVTHDQIEAMTMGDRIVVMEKGIVQQVDTPERVYNHPTNLFVAKFIGNPPMNFIQGKLQENNGYLEFHTNRFSLQLTERHASQLRKLNLVDRVVILGIRPENISFEEIMLETYPHSTVNGIMEFSEFVGSDRYYHMDIGMDKRFVARAHPRYHFDDGMRASVAVDMNKALFFHKETEILLTD from the coding sequence ATGTCGAGAATCGTGTTTAATCATGTGCACAAGCGCTATGGAAAATATCAGGAATATGCCGTGAAGGACTTTAATTTGGATGTGAAGGATCAAGAATTTCTCGTCTTCGTTGGATCTTCAGGCTGTGGGAAATCGACTACGCTGCGCATGCTCGCAGGGCTTGAAGATGTATCGGAAGGTGAAATCTATATCGGCGATACGATCGTGAATGACATCCCTCCCAAGGAACGGGATATCTCGATGGTGTTCCAGAATTATGCGCTGTATCCAAATATGTCAGTATACGAAAATATTGCGTTCGGATTGCGGATGCGGAAGCTCCCGAAGCATGAGATTGACCTCGCGGTGAAGCGGGCGGCACGCGTACTCGAAATCGAGAACTTCCTCGATCGCAGGCCGAAGGAGCTCTCCGGGGGCCAACGCCAGCGGGTCGCGCTGGGACGGGCCATCGTAAGAACGCCGCAAGCCTTCTTAATGGATGAACCGCTCTCGAACTTGGATGCGAAGCTTCGCGTCCTGATGCGCTCCGAAATTGTCAGCTTACATAAGAAAATCGGTGTAACCACCATCTACGTGACGCATGATCAGATTGAGGCCATGACGATGGGCGACCGGATTGTGGTCATGGAGAAAGGGATCGTCCAGCAGGTGGATACACCGGAACGTGTCTATAACCATCCGACGAATCTGTTCGTCGCCAAATTTATCGGGAACCCGCCAATGAACTTCATTCAAGGCAAACTGCAAGAGAATAACGGGTACCTTGAATTCCACACGAATCGATTCTCGCTGCAATTAACGGAGCGCCATGCTTCACAATTACGCAAGCTGAACCTCGTGGATCGTGTCGTGATTCTCGGGATTCGTCCGGAGAATATCAGCTTTGAGGAGATCATGCTTGAGACGTATCCACACTCCACGGTGAACGGGATTATGGAATTCAGCGAGTTCGTCGGATCGGATCGCTATTATCACATGGATATCGGGATGGATAAACGGTTCGTGGCCCGGGCGCATCCGAGGTATCACTTTGATGACGGCATGCGCGCGTCTGTCGCCGTGGATATGAACAAAGCGCTCTTTTTCCACAAAGAGACTGAAATTTTATTAACGGATTAA
- a CDS encoding sensor histidine kinase: MGKYGMLRRTQFILFFTLMMTSILLMVVAGLFLSLTWNESLTAYKQQVIRDQTHKMAFTLRSNLEPGMLSKEQTEWMRKAVNIYAMHVRYYGPDHQNVLFDSVPKSHQWTKPYTVSVPISVNGVLLGYLDTFVDLNNVQHIPYLAFLASNLVHQNQGSIIVVVLIAILVSYLLARWLSRSMRTSGEMAALITSGHRDIVIPTAGTKELDQLTEAINTLSADFTKQETWRKQSMQDLTHELRTPLTSMLSRMEALIDGIYPVNEENLNRIYSEIDRLCRLVDEVEKLSEAEGARFQLAMQQVDLRELVKDVYENMIFLVKDKGITCHLHHLHVPCPVRVDADRLIQVITNVISNAIKYTPTGGTIAVGLTMKDAHTVTMYCIDSGIGISEHDLPLIFNRFYRADKARSRGTGGIGVGLSIAKALIEAHGGTIDAESELGEGSTFRLHLPLAKSIH; the protein is encoded by the coding sequence ATGGGGAAGTACGGTATGCTGCGGAGAACACAATTCATTCTGTTTTTTACGCTGATGATGACATCGATTCTTCTAATGGTGGTCGCGGGTTTGTTCCTCAGCCTGACATGGAATGAATCATTGACAGCGTATAAGCAGCAAGTGATCCGCGATCAGACGCATAAAATGGCCTTTACTCTCCGCTCGAATCTTGAACCGGGGATGCTCTCAAAGGAGCAGACGGAGTGGATGCGGAAGGCGGTTAACATCTACGCCATGCATGTCCGTTATTATGGGCCGGATCATCAGAACGTGCTGTTCGATTCTGTCCCTAAATCGCATCAATGGACTAAACCGTATACGGTAAGTGTACCGATTTCGGTCAATGGGGTGCTGCTTGGTTATTTAGATACATTCGTTGATTTGAATAATGTCCAGCATATCCCGTATCTCGCATTTCTGGCTAGCAATCTCGTGCATCAAAATCAAGGAAGCATAATTGTCGTGGTTCTTATTGCAATTCTCGTGAGCTATCTCTTGGCGCGATGGTTATCGCGGTCTATGCGGACAAGCGGGGAGATGGCGGCGCTCATTACGAGCGGACATCGCGACATTGTCATCCCGACAGCCGGAACGAAGGAACTGGACCAGCTCACCGAAGCGATTAATACGTTATCTGCGGATTTCACGAAGCAGGAGACATGGCGCAAACAGTCGATGCAGGATTTGACGCATGAATTGCGAACACCGCTCACTTCAATGCTTTCACGTATGGAAGCACTGATCGACGGTATTTATCCGGTCAATGAAGAGAATTTGAATCGCATCTATTCCGAGATTGATCGACTATGTCGGCTGGTAGATGAGGTCGAGAAGTTGTCGGAGGCAGAAGGTGCGAGGTTTCAATTGGCTATGCAGCAGGTCGATCTGAGGGAACTGGTGAAGGATGTCTATGAGAACATGATCTTTCTCGTCAAAGATAAAGGCATTACATGTCATCTACATCATTTGCATGTGCCATGCCCGGTTCGGGTCGATGCAGATCGTCTGATTCAAGTGATTACGAATGTGATATCGAATGCGATTAAATATACGCCAACGGGCGGCACGATTGCGGTCGGATTGACGATGAAGGATGCGCATACCGTGACCATGTACTGTATCGACAGTGGGATCGGTATCTCAGAGCATGATTTGCCGCTGATCTTCAACCGATTCTATCGTGCGGATAAAGCGCGTTCGCGCGGCACGGGCGGGATTGGGGTAGGCTTAAGCATTGCCAAAGCTTTGATCGAAGCCCATGGAGGAACGATCGATGCCGAGAGCGAGTTAGGCGAGGGTTCGACGTTTCGACTACATTTACCGCTGGCCAAGTCCATACATTAA
- a CDS encoding response regulator transcription factor, producing MNILIVEDDDSIRNVLQSYLINEGWTVHTSEDGNDALQKIYNFKFDLLLLDLMIPGVSGEEICKQIRKFSNIPIIMITSKAQEMDTINGLNLGADDYITKPFRMKEVIARIRAIQRRMNMFSVNNQTVMRFNRGNLVINFESKEVYVNSKPANLTITEFKLLSVLVKNPNKLYSRQELSYEVQGYRDIGDGRTTDTHIKNIRKKIEEDHKNPVYIVTKIGGGYKFAYHSDEGF from the coding sequence ATGAACATTCTCATCGTAGAGGACGATGATTCGATTCGCAATGTATTACAGTCGTATCTCATTAACGAAGGTTGGACGGTGCATACTTCCGAAGATGGTAATGATGCGCTTCAGAAAATTTACAATTTTAAGTTTGATTTGCTGCTGCTGGATTTGATGATACCGGGTGTATCAGGAGAGGAGATTTGCAAGCAAATTCGCAAATTTTCGAACATCCCGATTATTATGATTACGTCCAAGGCGCAGGAGATGGACACAATCAACGGGCTGAATCTCGGGGCGGATGATTATATTACGAAGCCGTTCCGGATGAAAGAAGTGATTGCGCGTATTCGTGCGATCCAGCGCCGGATGAATATGTTCTCCGTGAACAATCAGACCGTCATGCGGTTCAACCGGGGCAATCTCGTTATTAACTTTGAGTCGAAGGAAGTCTATGTGAATTCCAAACCGGCGAATCTCACCATTACGGAATTCAAGCTGCTCAGCGTGCTGGTGAAGAATCCGAACAAACTGTATTCAAGGCAAGAATTATCCTATGAAGTGCAAGGGTATCGAGATATCGGGGACGGCCGTACGACGGATACGCATATTAAAAATATTCGCAAGAAGATCGAAGAAGATCACAAAAATCCGGTCTACATCGTGACCAAAATTGGTGGCGGTTACAAGTTCGCCTATCACTCGGATGAGGGATTCTGA
- a CDS encoding ABC transporter substrate-binding protein translates to MKMKHPFVLLLVLSMMITLFAGCGSSAPSEQKEATETAKETTDAVAQGDTTTTGSTEEVTVKILYPWGQGFFDNLFKDIDEKLPNIKIELVDAQAKLEPLQELNAKQIVPDIIFANWGIEPLEELGMIEPLDDLMAKHNFDESAIDPSILAYWRAVNPEGKLTGMPSSSDNYTMYYNKEVFDLFGVPYPSENMTWEEMVDLAKQLTGERDGIQYRGLEMGPGFSGYEALVPLLELNTNLTDPKTGEVLIDKKPEMTKYLELMKKFYSIPGIYDRDPEARKDYAFGKKNVAMIVSWPGYIKWGIGDPEVAKNMDSVPVPVWADLPNIAPPSGSHPYVINKYSEHKDAAFQVLAEYVSAEKQTKLAKAGDPPVLTDPKVYAEFGADLDIYKGKNIQAFFSREAAVPKTVSKWDQYVDIPGSLSKFAESDMNIQEFLRVLKEESETKIKEAMAKAH, encoded by the coding sequence ATGAAAATGAAACATCCATTCGTTCTGCTGCTTGTTCTATCGATGATGATAACATTGTTTGCTGGATGCGGTTCATCAGCTCCTAGCGAACAGAAAGAAGCTACGGAGACGGCGAAGGAGACAACTGACGCCGTCGCACAAGGAGATACAACGACTACAGGTTCGACAGAAGAAGTAACGGTGAAAATTTTGTATCCATGGGGACAAGGCTTTTTCGATAATCTATTTAAAGATATTGATGAGAAGCTTCCGAATATCAAGATTGAATTGGTCGATGCGCAAGCGAAGCTGGAGCCGCTGCAAGAGCTGAATGCGAAGCAGATCGTTCCGGATATTATATTCGCGAACTGGGGCATTGAACCGCTAGAGGAGCTAGGCATGATTGAGCCGCTCGATGATCTGATGGCGAAGCATAATTTCGATGAGAGCGCGATTGATCCTTCGATTCTGGCCTACTGGCGTGCGGTTAATCCTGAGGGCAAGCTTACAGGTATGCCTTCGAGCAGCGACAACTATACGATGTACTACAACAAAGAAGTGTTCGATTTGTTCGGGGTGCCGTATCCATCCGAAAATATGACGTGGGAGGAAATGGTTGATCTTGCGAAGCAGTTAACAGGTGAACGTGATGGCATCCAATATCGAGGCCTTGAGATGGGTCCTGGATTCTCAGGCTACGAAGCGCTCGTGCCGCTGCTCGAATTGAATACGAATCTGACGGATCCGAAGACGGGTGAAGTCTTGATCGATAAGAAGCCTGAAATGACGAAATATCTGGAACTGATGAAGAAATTCTATAGTATCCCCGGTATATACGATCGCGACCCCGAAGCTAGAAAAGACTATGCCTTCGGGAAAAAGAATGTTGCGATGATCGTATCGTGGCCGGGGTACATCAAATGGGGCATTGGTGATCCAGAAGTCGCTAAAAATATGGACTCGGTCCCTGTGCCGGTATGGGCAGATTTACCTAACATCGCGCCTCCGTCTGGTTCCCATCCTTATGTGATTAATAAATATAGTGAACATAAAGATGCTGCATTCCAGGTGCTGGCCGAATACGTGTCAGCGGAGAAGCAGACAAAGTTGGCGAAGGCGGGAGACCCGCCAGTGCTCACCGATCCGAAAGTCTATGCAGAATTCGGCGCCGATCTCGATATCTACAAAGGTAAAAATATTCAAGCCTTCTTCTCCCGCGAAGCGGCAGTGCCGAAAACGGTTAGTAAGTGGGATCAATATGTCGATATCCCCGGCAGTCTCTCCAAATTCGCAGAGTCCGACATGAATATCCAAGAGTTCCTGCGCGTACTGAAGGAAGAGTCGGAGACGAAAATTAAAGAAGCGATGGCGAAGGCGCATTAA